The Miscanthus floridulus cultivar M001 chromosome 17, ASM1932011v1, whole genome shotgun sequence genome has a window encoding:
- the LOC136515209 gene encoding uncharacterized protein has translation MLLDAEFRTLCQDALSIDDYCRKMKSMADALADLGKPIQDQTLVLNVLQGLNERFQFMSQLITRQRPSPSFANVRADLRLAELNMGTPSASPSALVAAPSIRPPTSSSPAPPRHH, from the coding sequence ATGCTCCTCGACGCCGAGTTTCGCACTCTCTGCCAAGATGCCCTCTCCATCGATGACTATTGCCGCAAAATGAAGAGCATGGCGGATGCCCTCGCCGACCTCGGCAAGCCCATCCAGGACCAAACTCTAGTGCTGAACGTTCTACAGGGTCTCAATGAACGTTTTCAGTTCATGTCCCAGCTCATCACCCGCCAGAGGCCGTCCCCATCCTTCGCCAATGTTCGTGCTGACCTCCGTTTGGCCGAGCTCAACATGGGGACGCCCTCTGCCTCTCCTTCGGCTCTTGTCGCCGCGCCCTCCATCAGGCCGCCCACTTCGTCCTCGCCTGCGCCTCCACGCCATCATTAG